Part of the Nostoc sp. ATCC 53789 genome, TCCTCTAGCTTTTACATAACTGGGATCTTTGCAAAGGTTCGGGTCAATGCTGGGATCTAATTCCTCATCTTGAAAAAAAGTCGTTGACTCTAATCCCTCACACAGATTGCGCCAAAACTCATCGACATTGCCAGCGCCAGGAAATCTTCCTACCATGCCGATAATGGCAACACCATCAATAGGATCTTGATTATCTGAGGTTTGCATATTTACCATTGCTTAAACACCTTGTTGATGATTACGGCGGCGAGCTTGAGCTGCTTGTTGGCGTTGAGCGCGATTTTGCAGCTTGTCATGAGACGGTTGGCTGTTCTGGTTTGAATGCAAATATTTTGCTAAAGAGCCAATCGTTGAATACTGAAATAGCTTCACAGCAGGTAGTTCAATACCAAGTTCCTGTTTGACTCGCGCAGCAACTTGCAGAATTGAGATTGAAGTTCCTCCCAAATCAAAGAAATTATCATCAATCCCAACGCGATCGATTTTGAGCAGTTCAGACAAAATACCTGCAAGCAAACGTTCTAAATCGGTTTGGGGAGCAATGTATGCTTGTTCGAGTTGCGGACGTTCTCTACTTGGTGCTGGCAATTTATGTCTATCTACTTTGCCATTTGCGGTTAGAGGCAGTGATTCTAACATCACAAACGCTGATGGCACCATGTAATGAGGTAGTTGCTGCTGTAAAAAACTACGTAAATTATTGTGTGTATATTTGCTGTTATAGTGAGGAACAATATAAGCAGTCAACTGCTTTTCACCTGTTTCATCCTGACGAGCTAAAACAACAATTTCCCGAACATCAGGATGTTGTGCAATCTCCCGCTCGATTTCCCCTAGTTCAATTCGGAAACCGCGAATTTTTACCTGATTGTCAACCCGACCTAAAAACTCGATATTGCCATCTGGGAGATAACGAGCTAAATCTCCAGTTGTGTAAAGGCGGGTTGCTAAATTGCTATCAAATGAGTGAGAAATAAATTTTTCAGCAGTCAATTCGGGGCGATTCAAATACCCTCTAGCTAATCCATCTCCAGCAATGTACAATTCGCCAACTTCTCCAATTGCTACTGCTTGGAAGTTGTTGTCTAATATATAAACTTGGGTATTAGCAATTGGGCGGCCAATAGGAATAGATACACCTGGTTGCAGTGGCGCTGTTATAAGATGGCAGCAGGTAAAAGTTGTATTCTCAGTTGGCCCATAACCATTAATTAGCCGACAGTTCTCTACTGTTTGGAGAAACTTCTGTACATGGGGAACAGATAAGACATCGCCACCCGCTAAAAGTTGACGCAAAGATTTTAACGCATCAATTTTTTCATCCACTATGAGATGGAATAAGCCGGCTGTCAACCAAAGAGTAGTGACTTGATATTGTTGAATAATTTGCCCTAATTCTTCTAATGATGGTGTATGAGGAGGGCAAATTACTAGTTGCCCACCGTTAAGTAAGCAACCCCAAATTTCAAAAGTTGAAGCGTCGAAGGAAATAGGAGCAAGTTGCAGAATTATTTCTTCAGCCGTGAGGTGAGCATAATTAGTTTCTTTGACTAGCCTAACTACACCACGATGGATAACGCTAACCCCTTTCGGTGTACCTGTAGAACCTGATGTATACATGACATAAGCCAAGTTTTCAGCAGTGACGTTAGTGCTTAGGTTCTCTTTTTTATTTTGGGCGATTGTATGCCAATCTGCATCTAGGCAAATTACAAATGCTGTATGAGTAGGTAATTTAGCAACTAGGTCTTTTTGAGTTAATAGTATAGATACCTGGGTATCTAATAGCATAAAAGCTAAACGTTCTTGTGGATACCCTGGATCTAGCGGTACATAAGCTCCACCTGCTTTGAGAATAGCTAAAAGTGCTACAACCATTTCTAAGGAGCGCTCTATGCAGATACCTACAAGAGTTTCTGCTCCTATACCTAGTGTTTGTAGATATTGTGCCAGTTGATTAGCACGACTATTCAAATCTCTATAGGTGAGATGCTGATTATTAAAGATTAATGCTACAGCATCAGGTGTTTTCTGAACCTGTGCTTCAAACAACTGATGAATACACGCTTGCTGAGGATAATCCGTTTGAGTCTTATTCCACTCGATCAGTAGGTCTTTTTCGGATTCTTTCAAGATAGGTAATGTTAAATTATATCGTTCTAAGTTATTATCTGATGATAATGATGTTTGACACTCAGTTACCAGAAATTGATTTTTATTTTTAGCTAATGAATCAGTTATTGCTTTCATATTTTATTTCCGCAAAAAATATATCTTTTTGCAAAACTTGTAGTTTTTAAGTAGTGCTGCATTTTTAACTCAACAAATCTCAAGTTCAACCATGCAGCTAATGTTACTACTAAACTATACAAAATCAGAATTATTACTGAGTGAAAAATACTAAGGTTTGTTCTAAAATTCATATTGAAAGATACTTTTATATAGATATAGATTTTTGGATAAACCACTAAACTATGTAAGTGGAGTAGGATATTGTTTCGAGATAAATAAGTAACGATGAATTATGATGTTTGAAAACTAAATATAGCTCCAACACCACGCAAGGTTTGTTTAAACACTAGTATTTTTAATTACATTTTTTAGTCATATTTTTAATTTTTAAATTATATTTCAAGACTAATTTCACAAGAAATCATGCCGCAATCCTATAATGTTTATATGAAAGGGCACTGACTCTTAGATTTAGTTTTTTTATTTTGACCTATTTCCTCAAAATCTGAGTTATTTTCAATACATCTTCATTGAAAATTAAAACTTTAGAGGTGATTTGCAATGAGAGTATTAACTGTATGTTCGCTTATTTGAGAGGATAAGAAGAATCAATGCCTTGATGGGCAAGCAAGACAGCGATTTTAACAGCTGATAAGCAAGCAATGGAATCCGTTTGGAGGTAGGTTGAACTCCAGGCTATGACCATCAAAATTTTTTGTGCCCTAATTCTACTTATTAATACTTAATAATTTCAGTATTTTATAGTATAAAACAGTTAGGACTTATACAATTGGCATAAATCTTTGCAACGCATCAGTAGGTTGTAGGGGCGTACAGATGTACATCCATGTCTAAGTATTTGTATCATGTATATTGTAAAATTAAGCTGTTCTACATTTAACTTGGATGATTAGGGCGGGCATCAATACTTTTCGGTTAAGGGGGAAAGGGGAAAGGGAAAGGGTTTGAATTTACTTTTCCCCCAAGCCCAGTAACCTTTCCCCAGATCAAAAGAGAGATTGTTGGGTTTATCCGAAAAGTATTGGGGGGCATAACTAGAACAGCTTTAAGAATCACAGGATAAAACAGGATATTAAAGGCGAGGGAGTATTACTCCCCCGCAATAGCCAACTTACTACAGCTTAATTGTTGAATTTAAAGCTGTAATCGTAATCATCATTTAGGTTAAATTACACTAGCTGAGAAAACGAAGTCATTTGCTGTTAGGCTTGTCGATGTAACTCCAACCAATGAAGCCAACTCTGTATTTCCGGCTTTCACCAGAGTATCGCCACCCTGTTGCAATAGAGTTAAGGCACTAAATTGAGTAACACCAATACCGCCCAGCCCGATTTTATCAATGCCGATCGCAAAATCAGTCACGATGTTCTTGCTAATTGGCAGACTAGCGTTAGCAATCCAGAATTGGTCAGCACCAGCACCACCAGTTAAGCGATTGCCACCTCCTTGATCGGCAAATAGCACATCATCGCCATCACCACCAAACAGCGAATCATTCACACTGGAGAAGAGTTTGTCATCTCCAGAACCACCATATAGACGGTTATTGCTACCGTTACTCTTGAGGGTATCGTTACCTGAGCCACCGAAGGACAGTTGACGCAAACCTTCAACTACTGTGAGAGTATCAGCACCTGCTGCCCCAAACAAATTATTACTACCATTGGCTTCCACTACGGTAATATCGTCATCACCAGCAGCACCATCAGCACTAGTGTTGTTAGCAGGGCCATTTACACCAATCAAGACTTGATCGTTACCATCTCCTGTGGACACTGAAGAGCCACTGCCGACTAGCACCGTATCTTCACCGTTACCAGTCACGATTGTGTTCCCTTTAGTACCTTCTACAAAGTCTGCGCCGTCACCTGCAAATAAGGTTTGATTTGGCTTGAGGGTGACATCATCACTATTAGTAGAAGCAAATTGAAGGTCTAGTGTTGTTAGTCCAACAGTGCGACCATCAAACCCTGCGGCTGTAAAGTACTGAGTATTGCCTACACTCTGAAAATCCAGAATTATTGCTTGGCCATTAGCAGTTTCTTCCGAAGTCAAGACTTCTTTAGTGGAGAGAACTGTATCCGGGCCTCCCACCAACGCTTCTGTAATGGCACGACCTTTCAAATCGCCATTACTGGGAATATCTAACCCTAAAATACGAGCAAGTGTAGGCGTTACATCAGCATTACTAACAGGTGCATAGTCCACATAGCCTTGTTTAAAATCAGGGCCAATAGCCTCCATGTTATTGAAGGTATCACCTCGACCAAAGCTGCCATGCATTCCCTGTCCTTGCTGCAAAGTTGTATCAGCAATTTCGACCTGAGTTTGAGGGTTGTTTGGGTTGCTTGGATCGGTGCTAAAGGTTTTGAAGTTGATAACTATAGATGGAACTGGTGTTTTAGCATCACCTTTTAGCCCGATCGCACTTAGTGGTAAAGCACCTGGGATGTCTCCATAGGCATCGTCTACAAAAATCCCACTGATGTAGTCTTTTTGTGAAAGCAAATCCACTACCTGTTTGGCTAAGTCAGCATTGCCATTGGGCAGATAAATCAAGTCAGATCCACCATTGGCAGCTACAACTATCTTTGTACCTGGATCAAGTTGACCATTAATTACCTTACCTGTACCACCAATTACACCATTCCCAGAAATAGGACGTTGACCCTTTGTGGCATCAACAGTTGCATACTGGATCTGGTTGAGGTTTGGGGGAAGGGTTGTAGGGTTAGGATCGTATAAGGGTAAATCTAGATCGTGAGCCAAATCAATTGCAACAAAACCTGCTGGTAGAAATCCCGGATTTACACCCTCATAAGTTTGAGTGGCAGCATAACTTGTAGTTTTTGTGCCTTGGCTATCAATAGCTTGTTTGCTGATGGTAGAAAAACCGTGGTCGGAAGTAATAAAGACATCAGTAGTCTTGTCTAAGCCAGTGCTTTTAAGATAGTCAAGAAGTTGCTTTAAATTATCATCAGCATTTTTGACCCCAGCTTTTGAAGTAGGGCCATTAATACCTGGTGTCAAGGTGTTTAAGCTATCACCCTGATTATGTTGAGTACCATCAGGATCTCTTGACCAGTAAACCAATGCAAATGGTTTACCATCTTCCTGAAACTTGGGTAAAATTACTTTGGTAGTGGCATCTGCAAAATATTGTTGTTGAGCCACATTGGCATTCAGAGTGCCAGGAGTTGTATTATTACCAGCTGGCTGGACTCGCGGTGTCGGTTTTATATCCAGACCAGCCGCTTGTAAACGAGCGACAATATCTGGATCGAGTGGAACACCAGAAGGTGAACCGGCGGCTGTAGGCGGCGGGGTTGCACCATTTGTAGTGTCATCAATAATAATTGTATCGGGAGTAGGAATAGTACCTGTAGTACCACCTTCTCGGTTAACTTGGGTGACATCTTGGATGGCAACTGGGCCTAGTTTACCAACTGCTGCTGTGTTGAAACCCTGCGATCGCGCGTAAGCTAAGAGTGACTCTTCATCTAAAAAGTTGTTACCG contains:
- a CDS encoding non-ribosomal peptide synthetase, whose product is MKAITDSLAKNKNQFLVTECQTSLSSDNNLERYNLTLPILKESEKDLLIEWNKTQTDYPQQACIHQLFEAQVQKTPDAVALIFNNQHLTYRDLNSRANQLAQYLQTLGIGAETLVGICIERSLEMVVALLAILKAGGAYVPLDPGYPQERLAFMLLDTQVSILLTQKDLVAKLPTHTAFVICLDADWHTIAQNKKENLSTNVTAENLAYVMYTSGSTGTPKGVSVIHRGVVRLVKETNYAHLTAEEIILQLAPISFDASTFEIWGCLLNGGQLVICPPHTPSLEELGQIIQQYQVTTLWLTAGLFHLIVDEKIDALKSLRQLLAGGDVLSVPHVQKFLQTVENCRLINGYGPTENTTFTCCHLITAPLQPGVSIPIGRPIANTQVYILDNNFQAVAIGEVGELYIAGDGLARGYLNRPELTAEKFISHSFDSNLATRLYTTGDLARYLPDGNIEFLGRVDNQVKIRGFRIELGEIEREIAQHPDVREIVVLARQDETGEKQLTAYIVPHYNSKYTHNNLRSFLQQQLPHYMVPSAFVMLESLPLTANGKVDRHKLPAPSRERPQLEQAYIAPQTDLERLLAGILSELLKIDRVGIDDNFFDLGGTSISILQVAARVKQELGIELPAVKLFQYSTIGSLAKYLHSNQNSQPSHDKLQNRAQRQQAAQARRRNHQQGV
- a CDS encoding alkaline phosphatase family protein, yielding MATGHYLGDTGDFSNTIYTGFPSPNANGTVTPFIENDAVLGDIDEKFPGNNFLDEESLLAYARSQGFNTAAVGKLGPVAIQDVTQVNREGGTTGTIPTPDTIIIDDTTNGATPPPTAAGSPSGVPLDPDIVARLQAAGLDIKPTPRVQPAGNNTTPGTLNANVAQQQYFADATTKVILPKFQEDGKPFALVYWSRDPDGTQHNQGDSLNTLTPGINGPTSKAGVKNADDNLKQLLDYLKSTGLDKTTDVFITSDHGFSTISKQAIDSQGTKTTSYAATQTYEGVNPGFLPAGFVAIDLAHDLDLPLYDPNPTTLPPNLNQIQYATVDATKGQRPISGNGVIGGTGKVINGQLDPGTKIVVAANGGSDLIYLPNGNADLAKQVVDLLSQKDYISGIFVDDAYGDIPGALPLSAIGLKGDAKTPVPSIVINFKTFSTDPSNPNNPQTQVEIADTTLQQGQGMHGSFGRGDTFNNMEAIGPDFKQGYVDYAPVSNADVTPTLARILGLDIPSNGDLKGRAITEALVGGPDTVLSTKEVLTSEETANGQAIILDFQSVGNTQYFTAAGFDGRTVGLTTLDLQFASTNSDDVTLKPNQTLFAGDGADFVEGTKGNTIVTGNGEDTVLVGSGSSVSTGDGNDQVLIGVNGPANNTSADGAAGDDDITVVEANGSNNLFGAAGADTLTVVEGLRQLSFGGSGNDTLKSNGSNNRLYGGSGDDKLFSSVNDSLFGGDGDDVLFADQGGGNRLTGGAGADQFWIANASLPISKNIVTDFAIGIDKIGLGGIGVTQFSALTLLQQGGDTLVKAGNTELASLVGVTSTSLTANDFVFSASVI